A single window of Martelella sp. NC20 DNA harbors:
- the mdtN gene encoding multidrug transporter subunit MdtN, translated as MLSPKTAALALIPIVVIGATAFLGWKHMARMGADILSQDATLTAPITQISSTVPGRISQILVSENDRVEKGQLLFEIDDESYRLLVVQAEGDLKAAEAMHETQKRNIEAEGANAEIALQQIERARVNLELAQETLDRLLPLQPKGYITDQEVQDARTAKRDAEVSLEQALQQSKAADALVSSPEETLALIQSRRAALDIARHNLANTRIYAPHDGRVVGLTTSSGQFVASGAPLFTLVNTGEWYASALYREAELKNLTAGTCASVYVMADRSVEVKGVVQGIGWGVISGGAIDIPSALPYVPKELDWVRIAQRFPVRIKLIDPPENLMRIGASASTVVRHGEHC; from the coding sequence ATGCTGAGCCCCAAGACCGCGGCACTCGCCCTGATCCCCATCGTCGTCATTGGCGCGACCGCCTTTCTCGGCTGGAAGCACATGGCGCGCATGGGCGCCGATATCCTGTCGCAGGACGCGACGCTGACGGCCCCGATCACCCAGATTTCCTCGACCGTGCCCGGCCGGATATCGCAGATCCTTGTCTCGGAAAACGACAGGGTCGAAAAGGGGCAATTGCTTTTCGAGATCGACGATGAGTCCTACCGGCTGCTCGTGGTCCAGGCCGAAGGCGACCTGAAGGCCGCCGAGGCGATGCACGAAACCCAGAAACGCAATATCGAGGCGGAAGGGGCCAATGCGGAGATCGCCCTGCAGCAGATCGAACGCGCCCGAGTCAATCTCGAACTCGCGCAGGAAACCCTCGACCGCCTGCTGCCGCTCCAACCCAAGGGCTACATCACCGATCAGGAAGTGCAGGATGCGCGCACGGCCAAGCGCGATGCAGAAGTATCTCTCGAACAGGCGTTGCAGCAGAGCAAGGCGGCCGACGCGCTGGTCTCGTCCCCGGAGGAAACGCTGGCCCTGATCCAGAGCCGCAGGGCGGCGCTCGACATCGCCCGGCACAATCTCGCCAACACCAGGATCTACGCCCCGCATGATGGCCGGGTCGTGGGTTTGACAACATCGAGCGGCCAGTTCGTCGCCTCCGGCGCGCCGCTGTTCACGCTTGTCAACACCGGCGAGTGGTACGCTTCGGCGCTCTATAGGGAAGCGGAGCTGAAAAACCTGACAGCTGGCACCTGCGCCTCGGTCTATGTCATGGCCGACCGTTCCGTCGAGGTGAAGGGCGTGGTCCAGGGCATCGGATGGGGCGTGATCTCGGGCGGCGCGATCGATATTCCGAGCGCCCTTCCCTATGTGCCGAAGGAACTTGACTGGGTCAGGATCGCGCAGCGCTTCCCGGTGCGCATCAAGCTCATAGACCCCCCGGAAAACCTGATGCGCATCGGCGCATCCGCCTCGACAGTGGTTCGCCATGGCGAGCACTGCTGA
- a CDS encoding YtcA family lipoprotein, translating to MIPFFGAYFPSWIACSLIGIFGSIIVRLVFIKVGLDDVMPVRVIVYLFLAIAIGLASSLILFGR from the coding sequence GTGATTCCCTTCTTTGGCGCCTATTTCCCGTCCTGGATCGCCTGTTCCCTTATCGGCATTTTCGGATCGATCATCGTCAGGCTCGTGTTCATCAAGGTCGGGCTCGATGATGTGATGCCCGTTCGGGTGATCGTCTACCTTTTCCTGGCAATCGCCATCGGGCTTGCCTCATCCCTCATCCTGTTCGGACGGTAG
- a CDS encoding porin family protein yields MRTCLTSVLFALSAFAGPVAAGAADLAAAPPSPAPVAETPGDGWHFEVTPYVWMTGMSGNVSPFRRAPTVHIDSSFSDILEELNLAGFANAWGTNGRFGFYADLMYVDTSESEASGPVTIPAYGITVPGIDVSVDSTIFTGALFGAVRLADTDDFRLDALGGIRFERLTTEVSAVIPSVPLGYSAKSDFGWIDPALGFRMAYDFGDRVSLVGQADVGGFSVGSDLTWQAMATVNYQITRATALSFGYRYMSIDYDDDGHVFDTVLQGPTLGLSFRF; encoded by the coding sequence ATGCGCACATGTTTGACGTCCGTTCTATTCGCCTTGTCGGCATTCGCGGGTCCGGTGGCGGCCGGCGCGGCAGACCTGGCCGCCGCCCCGCCTTCGCCGGCGCCCGTCGCCGAAACGCCGGGTGACGGCTGGCATTTCGAAGTCACGCCCTATGTCTGGATGACCGGCATGTCGGGAAACGTCTCGCCCTTCCGGCGGGCACCCACCGTTCATATCGACAGCAGCTTCTCGGATATCCTGGAAGAGCTGAACCTTGCCGGTTTCGCCAATGCCTGGGGGACCAATGGAAGGTTCGGGTTCTACGCCGACCTCATGTATGTCGACACCTCCGAGAGCGAGGCCTCCGGCCCGGTAACCATTCCCGCCTACGGCATCACCGTGCCGGGTATCGATGTCAGCGTCGACAGCACGATCTTCACCGGCGCGCTGTTCGGCGCGGTGCGCCTTGCCGACACCGATGACTTCCGCCTCGATGCGCTCGGCGGCATCCGCTTCGAGCGTCTCACCACGGAGGTCTCCGCCGTCATCCCGTCGGTCCCGCTCGGCTACAGCGCGAAAAGCGATTTCGGCTGGATCGATCCCGCGCTCGGCTTCAGGATGGCCTATGATTTCGGAGACCGCGTCAGCCTTGTGGGCCAGGCCGATGTCGGCGGTTTCTCGGTGGGCTCGGACCTGACCTGGCAGGCGATGGCGACGGTCAATTACCAAATCACCAGGGCGACCGCCCTGTCCTTCGGCTACAGGTACATGTCCATCGACTATGATGACGACGGACATGTTTTCGATACGGTTCTGCAGGGCCCGACGCTCGGGCTGAGCTTCAGGTTCTAG
- a CDS encoding metal-dependent hydrolase family protein, with the protein MRAGSKYQHLVHNAGCPCHTPEVIRLNERLMQGVNRRSVLKAIFAAAATSALGAVPSFAADGDRATLFSNVRIFDGVSNALVEGRNVLVRGNRIEALIPVSEDVADADVIDCGNRVLIPGLIDSHWHSLLCAIPMQTAVTAQVPYVHLVAANESEKTLMRGFTTVRDVGGPSFALKRAIDGGKAIGPRIYPSGAMISQTSGHGDFRAQYEIPASDQSNLSHAEEAGISSIANGVPQVLNRVREQLLLGASQIKIMTGGGVSSLYDPVPSLQFTPEEIRAAVQAATDWGTYVCTHVYTAEGIRRSIDNGVQCIEHGQLADEDTVRMMLDKGIWWSIQPFLGGEFANPMSTDKQRGEQQMIAEGTVRCFEWAQKFNFERMVWGTDILFNPARTETQGAQLARLSEWFSPAEVLKLATSRSGELLALSGERNPYDGRLGVIEKGAFADMLLVDGNPLDDIGLIANPDNLAVIMKDGRFFKNSLQG; encoded by the coding sequence ATGCGCGCCGGCTCCAAATACCAGCACCTTGTCCACAACGCTGGCTGCCCGTGCCACACGCCTGAGGTCATCCGGCTGAACGAGAGGCTGATGCAAGGCGTCAACCGGCGCTCGGTCCTCAAGGCCATCTTCGCGGCGGCGGCGACCAGCGCGCTCGGCGCGGTCCCATCCTTTGCCGCCGATGGCGATCGCGCCACCCTGTTTTCGAATGTCAGGATATTCGACGGCGTTTCGAACGCGCTTGTGGAGGGCCGGAACGTTCTCGTGCGCGGCAATCGCATCGAGGCGCTGATTCCGGTCAGCGAGGACGTGGCCGATGCCGACGTCATCGATTGCGGCAACCGGGTGCTGATCCCGGGCCTGATCGATTCGCACTGGCATTCACTGCTTTGCGCCATTCCGATGCAGACTGCCGTGACCGCGCAGGTCCCCTATGTCCATCTGGTGGCGGCCAACGAATCGGAAAAGACGCTGATGCGCGGCTTCACCACGGTGCGCGACGTCGGCGGGCCGTCCTTTGCGCTGAAGCGCGCCATCGATGGCGGCAAGGCGATCGGGCCGCGAATCTATCCTTCCGGCGCGATGATCTCCCAGACCTCCGGCCACGGCGATTTCCGGGCGCAATACGAGATACCGGCCTCCGACCAGTCAAATCTCAGCCATGCCGAGGAAGCGGGCATCTCTTCGATCGCAAACGGGGTGCCGCAGGTTCTCAATCGTGTTCGCGAGCAGTTGCTGCTGGGGGCAAGCCAGATCAAGATCATGACCGGCGGCGGCGTTTCCTCGCTCTACGACCCCGTGCCGAGCCTTCAGTTCACGCCGGAGGAAATCCGCGCCGCGGTCCAGGCGGCGACCGACTGGGGCACCTATGTCTGCACCCATGTCTACACCGCCGAGGGAATCCGCCGGTCGATCGACAACGGCGTCCAGTGCATCGAGCATGGCCAGCTTGCCGACGAGGACACGGTCCGCATGATGCTCGACAAGGGCATCTGGTGGAGCATCCAGCCCTTTCTCGGCGGCGAGTTCGCCAACCCCATGAGCACCGACAAACAGCGCGGCGAGCAGCAGATGATCGCCGAGGGCACGGTGCGCTGTTTCGAATGGGCGCAGAAGTTCAATTTCGAGCGCATGGTCTGGGGCACCGACATCCTCTTCAATCCGGCCAGGACAGAGACGCAGGGCGCCCAGCTCGCAAGGCTTTCCGAATGGTTCTCGCCGGCCGAGGTGCTGAAGCTCGCGACTAGCCGAAGCGGCGAACTTCTGGCACTCTCGGGCGAGCGCAACCCCTATGATGGACGTCTCGGCGTGATCGAGAAAGGAGCGTTCGCGGACATGCTTCTCGTCGACGGCAATCCGCTCGACGATATCGGCCTGATCGCAAATCCGGATAATCTCGCGGTGATCATGAAGGATGGCCGCTTTTTCAAGAACTCCCTCCAGGGCTAG
- a CDS encoding alpha/beta hydrolase — translation MLAGALRAISLCLLLVAIAGCGKRPGTEVLYPHPDAVAARSVTIYVATTREPAENRVDGFTREREDELSYAEFVISIPPGHVSGEIEWPISRKARPDEDFTVIRHTALSRAAFDSRIGRAARPNGNAAMFVHGFNVSFQEALFRLAQLSTDSNISGVPILFSWPSQARVLDYATDRESATFSRDGLTDVLRQVTSQSAVRSVLLFGHSMGGWLTMEALRQLSLEGDAKALGKLNVILAAPDIDEDVFATQVNAIGPLDPPLMVLVSGDDYALRVSRLLQGNRQRAGQFDITDPEVVEAAEEMNILLLDISSISSSDALRHSRYTAMAAIYYELEDDDDLLGGGFRRAGGRFFTPVPAAEKPSP, via the coding sequence ATGCTCGCCGGCGCCCTGCGCGCGATCTCGCTTTGCCTCCTGCTGGTGGCCATCGCCGGCTGCGGAAAGCGCCCCGGAACCGAAGTCCTCTACCCCCATCCGGATGCCGTCGCGGCGCGGAGCGTCACCATCTACGTCGCGACGACGCGGGAGCCCGCCGAAAATCGCGTCGACGGCTTCACCCGGGAGCGCGAGGACGAGTTGAGCTACGCCGAATTCGTGATCTCGATCCCGCCGGGCCATGTATCCGGCGAAATCGAATGGCCCATTTCCCGCAAGGCCCGTCCGGACGAGGATTTCACCGTGATCCGCCATACGGCGCTGTCCAGGGCCGCTTTCGACAGCCGGATCGGAAGGGCCGCCCGCCCGAACGGCAATGCGGCGATGTTTGTCCACGGCTTCAATGTCAGTTTCCAGGAAGCGCTGTTCCGGCTCGCGCAGCTCTCGACCGATTCCAACATCTCCGGCGTGCCGATCCTGTTTTCCTGGCCCTCGCAGGCCCGCGTCCTCGACTATGCGACCGACAGGGAATCCGCGACCTTTTCCCGCGACGGCCTGACCGACGTGCTTCGTCAGGTCACCTCTCAGTCGGCCGTGCGCTCGGTTCTGCTGTTCGGCCACAGCATGGGGGGCTGGCTGACCATGGAAGCGCTCAGGCAGCTCAGCCTTGAGGGCGACGCCAAGGCGCTCGGGAAACTCAATGTCATCCTGGCGGCGCCCGATATCGACGAAGACGTATTCGCGACCCAGGTCAACGCCATCGGACCGCTCGATCCGCCGCTGATGGTGCTGGTTTCGGGTGATGACTATGCATTGCGCGTTTCCCGCCTGCTGCAGGGCAACCGCCAGCGCGCCGGGCAATTCGACATCACCGATCCGGAGGTCGTGGAAGCCGCCGAGGAGATGAATATCCTGCTGCTCGACATTTCATCGATTTCCTCCAGCGATGCCCTGCGCCACAGCCGCTACACCGCCATGGCGGCGATATACTACGAGCTGGAAGACGATGACGACCTGCTCGGCGGCGGATTTCGCCGGGCGGGCGGGCGCTTCTTCACGCCCGTGCCGGCCGCCGAAAAGCCATCGCCCTGA
- a CDS encoding magnesium transporter, with protein sequence MTDIASSMLAPERPVETIWDADPLLLSPDLTCSEATKRFAGRSGFFHTSACVVDGNGHFLGIVSLRDCLNGSVDSPVEQVMTRKAPTVRRGEAEAERTSYDMIDRDIDLMPVLEKDGRVAGVVHAEKAKAFLVEELHEDADRWVGIAGGMKDDYFDHTVWTDFRRRVPWVLALAVAGLAAGYVVHIYEDALDALVILALYMPMVADTGGNVGTQSASLVTRALTTGDVKAREALWILWREMRVSLLMAGTLFLFAFLKVLLISNAADVPDTMTLEAIGLAIAIALAAQVISATLIGAVLPLAAIAVRQDPAVVSGPALTTIVDLTGLLLYFTITASMLGLAAP encoded by the coding sequence ATGACCGATATTGCCAGTTCCATGCTTGCGCCGGAAAGACCGGTGGAAACGATCTGGGATGCCGATCCGCTGCTTCTCTCCCCTGACCTGACGTGCTCGGAGGCGACAAAACGTTTTGCCGGACGAAGCGGTTTTTTCCACACCAGTGCCTGCGTGGTTGACGGCAACGGGCATTTTCTCGGCATCGTCAGCCTGCGTGACTGCCTCAACGGGAGCGTAGACAGCCCCGTCGAGCAGGTCATGACGAGAAAGGCGCCGACAGTGCGGCGCGGCGAAGCCGAGGCGGAGCGCACATCCTATGACATGATCGACCGCGACATCGATCTCATGCCCGTGCTCGAAAAGGATGGCCGCGTGGCCGGCGTGGTGCATGCCGAAAAGGCCAAGGCCTTTCTGGTCGAGGAACTGCATGAGGATGCCGACCGCTGGGTCGGCATCGCGGGCGGCATGAAGGACGATTATTTCGATCATACCGTCTGGACCGACTTCCGCCGACGCGTTCCCTGGGTGCTCGCGCTCGCCGTGGCCGGCCTCGCCGCGGGTTATGTCGTTCATATCTACGAGGACGCGCTCGATGCGCTCGTGATCCTCGCGCTCTACATGCCGATGGTGGCCGATACCGGCGGCAATGTCGGCACCCAGTCGGCGAGCCTGGTGACGCGCGCGCTCACGACCGGCGACGTCAAGGCCCGCGAGGCGCTGTGGATATTGTGGCGGGAAATGCGCGTCTCCCTGCTGATGGCGGGCACATTGTTCCTGTTCGCCTTCCTGAAGGTGCTGCTGATCTCGAACGCCGCCGACGTGCCCGACACCATGACGCTGGAGGCAATCGGCCTTGCGATCGCCATCGCGCTCGCCGCCCAGGTCATTTCCGCGACCCTGATCGGCGCCGTTCTGCCGCTCGCTGCCATCGCCGTCAGGCAGGACCCGGCGGTCGTGTCCGGCCCGGCCCTGACCACGATCGTCGACCTGACGGGGCTGCTGCTCTACTTCACCATCACCGCCTCCATGCTCGGGCTGGCCGCACCGTAG
- a CDS encoding glutamate decarboxylase: MADKPAEDDLFDPNDETYGSADFLTVLPKSEFPQKVRSPRSAYAAVKDELMMDGNARQNLATFCQTWEEPEVHQLMDDCIDKNMVDKDEYPQTAEIEARCVSMLANLWNAPSGPATGASTTGSSEAAMLGGLAMKRRWEARRKAAGKPTDKPNLITGPVQICWHKFTRYWDIEHREIPMENGRLLMTPEEVLKLCDENTIGVVPTLGVTFTGEYEPVKAVADALDDLQVRTGLDIPIHVDGASGGFLAPFCAPELEWDFRIPRVKSINASGHKFGLAPLGVGWVVWREEQDLPEEMIFWVNYLGGNMRDITLNFSRPGGQVVCQYYNFLRLGRDGYRKVHEACYRSAAYLAAELEKSGLVDIVFDGDMKRGIPAVSWKLKEGLKTDYTLFDLADRLRSRGWQVPAYTLPANCENQAVQRILVRNGVSIDLCSLLIRDIAASVEYFKAHPIVRSVSSEEASGFHH; the protein is encoded by the coding sequence GTGGCCGACAAACCTGCCGAAGACGACCTGTTCGATCCGAATGACGAAACCTACGGTTCAGCGGATTTCCTGACCGTCCTGCCCAAGTCGGAATTCCCGCAGAAAGTCCGCTCCCCGCGTTCGGCCTATGCCGCGGTCAAGGACGAGTTGATGATGGACGGCAATGCCCGCCAGAACCTCGCGACCTTCTGCCAGACCTGGGAAGAGCCCGAAGTCCATCAGTTGATGGATGACTGCATCGACAAGAACATGGTCGACAAGGACGAGTATCCGCAGACCGCCGAGATCGAGGCGCGATGCGTGAGCATGCTCGCCAACCTCTGGAACGCGCCGTCGGGGCCTGCGACCGGGGCCTCGACCACGGGGTCCTCCGAAGCCGCGATGCTGGGCGGGCTGGCGATGAAGCGGCGCTGGGAAGCGCGGCGCAAGGCCGCGGGCAAGCCCACCGACAAGCCCAACCTGATCACCGGGCCGGTGCAGATCTGCTGGCACAAGTTCACGCGCTACTGGGATATCGAGCATCGCGAGATCCCGATGGAAAACGGCCGGCTTCTGATGACGCCCGAGGAAGTGCTGAAGCTCTGCGACGAGAACACGATCGGTGTGGTGCCGACCCTCGGCGTCACCTTCACGGGCGAGTACGAGCCGGTGAAGGCCGTCGCGGACGCGCTGGATGACCTTCAGGTGCGCACCGGGCTCGATATCCCGATCCATGTGGATGGCGCCAGCGGCGGCTTCCTGGCGCCGTTCTGCGCGCCGGAACTCGAGTGGGATTTCCGCATTCCGCGGGTGAAGTCGATCAATGCTTCCGGCCACAAGTTCGGTCTGGCGCCGCTTGGCGTGGGCTGGGTCGTGTGGCGCGAGGAGCAGGACCTTCCCGAGGAAATGATTTTCTGGGTCAATTACCTCGGCGGCAATATGCGGGACATCACGCTGAACTTCTCGCGACCGGGTGGCCAGGTCGTCTGCCAGTACTACAATTTCCTTCGTCTCGGTCGGGACGGTTATCGCAAGGTGCATGAGGCCTGCTATCGCAGCGCGGCCTATCTTGCCGCCGAGCTGGAAAAGTCCGGCCTTGTCGATATCGTGTTCGACGGCGACATGAAACGCGGCATCCCGGCGGTGTCATGGAAGCTCAAGGAAGGGCTGAAGACCGATTACACGCTGTTCGACCTTGCCGACCGGCTGCGCTCGCGCGGCTGGCAGGTTCCGGCCTACACGCTTCCCGCCAATTGCGAGAACCAGGCGGTCCAGCGCATTCTGGTGCGCAACGGTGTCAGCATCGACCTCTGCTCGCTTCTGATTCGCGACATTGCGGCGTCGGTGGAATACTTCAAGGCGCATCCGATCGTCAGGTCGGTTTCCAGTGAAGAGGCCTCCGGCTTCCACCACTAG
- a CDS encoding helix-turn-helix transcriptional regulator, translating into MLRPLSEDVSRIAFARNLPELKTAFTLGLNRLGFISYNISVNRSSPSEFMEKPTLTTWTTKELDTYVNDKWSGRDPLMMHLELNKTPLLWHQKNWDTSDHQEYYDYVRFQGITGGLTLPLPALDGKSSAITLLSIDKIPQCPHVIDAVTILSSVAVARMAAFKEGQFSEYDIRRFKLLSDLQVEILNWMAKGKTNNEISSIVGRSERAIAYHVSEILAKLDVTSRAQAAAFYAAMGFSD; encoded by the coding sequence ATGCTGCGACCACTATCCGAAGACGTGAGCAGGATAGCTTTCGCCCGGAACCTTCCTGAGCTCAAGACCGCCTTCACCCTGGGTCTGAACAGGCTGGGCTTCATCAGCTACAACATCAGCGTCAACAGGTCATCACCCTCAGAGTTCATGGAAAAACCGACACTCACGACCTGGACGACGAAAGAGCTGGACACTTACGTCAACGACAAATGGTCCGGACGCGATCCGCTGATGATGCACCTGGAGCTCAACAAGACCCCGCTCCTGTGGCACCAGAAAAACTGGGACACGTCCGACCATCAGGAATATTATGACTATGTGCGCTTCCAGGGGATCACCGGCGGCCTGACGCTGCCGCTGCCGGCGCTCGACGGAAAATCCAGCGCGATCACCCTGCTGTCGATCGACAAAATCCCACAATGCCCCCACGTCATCGATGCGGTCACGATCCTGTCGAGCGTCGCGGTGGCGCGTATGGCGGCTTTCAAGGAAGGCCAGTTCTCCGAATACGATATCCGCCGTTTCAAGCTGCTGTCGGACCTTCAGGTCGAGATCCTGAACTGGATGGCCAAGGGCAAGACGAACAACGAAATTTCGAGCATCGTCGGCCGCTCGGAACGCGCGATCGCCTACCACGTGAGTGAGATTCTCGCCAAGCTCGATGTCACCTCGCGGGCCCAGGCCGCCGCCTTCTATGCCGCGATGGGGTTCAGCGATTGA
- a CDS encoding ABC transporter substrate-binding protein, giving the protein MTGLGFRASVFLVSGLLVAAPPAFAKTDLILAIGGEPDTGYDPLLGWGRYGHPLFQSTLLKRDAALDTVPDLASGWSLSDDRLVWTITLRPGVTFSDGTPLSAEDVAFTYNEAAKAGGALDLTVMESAEAIDDLTVAIRLKHPWVTFSENFYSLGIVPSHSYGPGYARNPIGSGPFRLVSWVEGEQLIVEANPGYYGQKPAFDRVTFVFSGEDTSLAAARTGQVDMVSVPALMADDSIDGFRKLVVPSVDNRGLSFPMTAPGVINGEAVGSEVTSDIAIRRAINLGVDRKQLVEVALNGYGRPAYGPADGLPWSNPEAAVAHDPDGARALLDKAGWVVGDDGVRVRDGVRATFDIYFPASDSVRQALAIVTAEQLKSLGIAARPMGATWEQIGRVDHRQPVMFGWGSHSPLEVYSLYNSAWGGIEFYNPGYFSDETVDTHFADAQHSASLEASYPDWQAAEWDGETGFSAKGLAGWAWLVNLDHVYFVNDCLDPGDTQIEPHGHGWPMTAMIEQWKWTCE; this is encoded by the coding sequence ATGACAGGATTGGGTTTCAGGGCAAGCGTATTTCTCGTGTCGGGCCTGCTCGTTGCCGCGCCGCCGGCCTTTGCCAAAACTGACCTCATCCTTGCCATCGGCGGCGAGCCGGACACTGGCTATGATCCGTTGCTGGGCTGGGGGCGCTACGGCCATCCGCTGTTTCAGTCGACGCTGCTGAAGCGCGACGCCGCCCTCGACACCGTTCCCGACCTCGCCAGCGGGTGGTCGCTCTCCGATGACAGGCTGGTCTGGACCATCACGTTGCGGCCCGGCGTGACCTTCAGCGATGGCACGCCGCTTTCGGCCGAAGACGTGGCCTTCACCTACAACGAGGCGGCGAAAGCCGGCGGCGCGCTCGATCTGACGGTGATGGAAAGCGCCGAGGCGATCGACGATCTGACGGTGGCAATCCGCCTGAAGCACCCCTGGGTGACGTTTTCCGAGAATTTCTATTCGCTGGGCATCGTGCCATCGCACAGTTACGGCCCCGGCTATGCCCGCAACCCGATCGGCTCCGGTCCCTTCAGGCTGGTTTCGTGGGTGGAGGGGGAGCAGCTCATCGTCGAGGCCAATCCCGGTTATTATGGTCAAAAGCCCGCCTTCGACCGGGTGACCTTCGTGTTTTCCGGCGAGGATACCAGCCTTGCGGCTGCCCGCACTGGCCAGGTCGACATGGTCTCGGTTCCGGCCCTGATGGCAGACGACAGCATCGACGGGTTCCGCAAGCTCGTCGTGCCGTCCGTCGACAATCGCGGTCTCTCGTTTCCGATGACCGCTCCCGGCGTCATCAACGGCGAGGCGGTGGGCAGTGAAGTGACCTCCGACATCGCCATCCGCCGCGCCATCAATCTCGGCGTCGACAGAAAGCAACTCGTCGAGGTGGCGCTGAACGGATACGGCCGTCCGGCCTACGGGCCCGCCGACGGACTGCCATGGTCCAATCCCGAGGCCGCCGTCGCCCATGACCCGGATGGCGCGCGCGCATTGCTGGACAAGGCGGGCTGGGTCGTCGGCGATGACGGCGTCCGCGTCCGCGATGGCGTGCGCGCCACCTTCGATATCTATTTTCCGGCCTCCGATTCCGTCCGCCAGGCTCTCGCGATCGTCACTGCCGAACAGCTGAAGTCGCTCGGGATCGCCGCCCGGCCGATGGGCGCGACCTGGGAGCAGATCGGGCGCGTCGACCATCGCCAACCGGTGATGTTCGGCTGGGGCAGCCACAGTCCGCTCGAGGTCTACAGCCTCTATAATTCGGCCTGGGGCGGCATCGAATTCTACAATCCCGGCTATTTTTCCGACGAAACCGTCGATACCCATTTCGCCGATGCCCAGCACTCGGCGAGCCTGGAGGCGTCCTACCCCGACTGGCAGGCGGCGGAATGGGACGGGGAAACGGGATTTTCCGCGAAGGGCCTTGCCGGCTGGGCCTGGCTCGTCAATCTCGATCATGTCTATTTCGTCAATGACTGCCTTGATCCCGGCGATACCCAGATCGAGCCGCACGGCCATGGATGGCCGATGACCGCGATGATCGAACAATGGAAATGGACGTGTGAGTAA
- a CDS encoding ABC transporter permease, with translation MSNPAFRPVFRFLATRIARLAAVLLLVAVVAFTLAKVSPVDPVNAYLGIDIARVGPEQRNLIAARWGLDQPPLAQFVLWAGNLLHGDLGFSMIYNAPVAEVIAARFWTSLPLVGLAWLFSGIFGFVLGVVAGANAGSWLDRVIRLYAYFLSAAPTFWIAILLLIVFAVALGWSPVCCAGPLGVVPADVTFAERLQHLALPLAALTLLGVAQVALHTRAKIAEILQLDAALYARAQGAGKWDVVLRHGVRNAALPAITILFASLGELFGGSILAEQVFAYPGLGQAAVAAGVRGDVPLLLAITLFLTLFVSVGNMIADMLYHLVDPRIREAEFAAGGVHG, from the coding sequence GTGAGTAACCCTGCCTTCCGCCCCGTCTTCAGGTTCCTTGCCACGCGCATCGCGCGGCTCGCGGCCGTGCTGCTGCTGGTTGCCGTCGTGGCCTTCACGCTCGCCAAGGTCTCCCCGGTCGACCCGGTCAATGCCTATCTCGGCATCGACATCGCACGAGTCGGCCCGGAACAGCGCAACCTGATCGCGGCGCGCTGGGGGCTCGATCAGCCGCCATTGGCGCAGTTTGTGCTCTGGGCCGGGAACCTGCTTCACGGCGATCTCGGCTTTTCGATGATCTACAATGCGCCGGTTGCCGAGGTGATCGCCGCGCGTTTCTGGACGTCGCTGCCGCTCGTCGGGCTCGCATGGCTGTTCTCCGGCATTTTCGGTTTTGTGCTCGGGGTCGTTGCCGGCGCGAATGCGGGGTCGTGGCTCGATCGGGTGATCCGGCTCTATGCCTATTTTCTCTCCGCTGCGCCGACTTTCTGGATCGCGATCCTGCTGCTGATCGTGTTTGCCGTCGCGCTTGGCTGGTCGCCTGTCTGTTGCGCCGGGCCGCTCGGCGTCGTGCCGGCCGACGTCACGTTCGCCGAGCGGCTGCAGCATCTCGCCCTTCCGCTTGCGGCTCTCACCCTGCTCGGCGTCGCGCAGGTCGCGCTGCACACGCGGGCGAAGATCGCCGAGATCCTGCAGCTCGATGCCGCCCTTTACGCCCGCGCGCAAGGGGCGGGGAAATGGGACGTCGTGCTCCGGCACGGGGTGCGCAATGCGGCGCTGCCGGCGATCACAATCCTGTTTGCCTCGCTCGGCGAACTGTTCGGCGGTTCGATCCTTGCGGAGCAGGTCTTCGCCTATCCGGGCCTTGGCCAGGCCGCCGTTGCCGCCGGCGTCCGTGGCGACGTGCCGCTGCTGCTTGCAATCACCCTGTTCCTCACTTTGTTCGTCTCGGTCGGCAACATGATCGCGGACATGCTCTATCATCTGGTCGATCCTCGGATCCGGGAGGCGGAATTCGCAGCGGGAGGCGTGCATGGCTGA